From Cellulophaga lytica DSM 7489, a single genomic window includes:
- a CDS encoding zinc metalloprotease, giving the protein MKKFIIVFSIVLIYACSKTDAADNIPDVVPDDEIITIPVVVHIVNYAPNPFDISDEKIFSQIAVLNKDFRKRNVDVTNVPDEFVHLAADTKIQFKLAVIDPLGNATTGIIRSSSEVTGWDGKTSVFDETAIENFKLYYSDKGGQDAWQKNYLNIWVADLSDRHGNLGLGGYATFPGADPRIDGVVIDPRVFGTLPPLIKNFDLGRTLTHEIGHWLNLLHIYGKDGDCEEGDLIDDTPTQKSQYLGVPSYPQNSCETNDMYMNFMDRVNDNAMYMFTHGQKKRMRSVFNKNKARRSLYISSK; this is encoded by the coding sequence ATGAAAAAGTTTATAATTGTTTTTAGTATAGTACTTATTTACGCATGCAGTAAAACAGATGCAGCGGACAATATACCAGACGTAGTACCTGATGATGAAATTATTACCATACCCGTGGTTGTTCATATTGTTAATTATGCTCCAAATCCTTTTGATATTAGTGATGAAAAGATTTTTTCACAAATAGCTGTACTCAATAAAGATTTTAGAAAGCGAAATGTAGATGTTACTAATGTACCTGATGAGTTTGTTCATTTAGCGGCAGATACTAAAATTCAGTTTAAATTAGCAGTTATTGATCCTTTAGGTAACGCAACAACAGGCATAATAAGATCATCTAGCGAGGTTACAGGTTGGGACGGAAAGACATCTGTGTTTGATGAAACAGCAATAGAAAATTTTAAACTTTATTATTCAGATAAAGGAGGCCAAGATGCTTGGCAAAAAAACTATTTAAATATATGGGTTGCAGATTTAAGTGATCGTCATGGTAATTTGGGTCTAGGAGGTTATGCAACTTTTCCTGGAGCAGACCCAAGAATAGATGGTGTTGTAATAGATCCAAGAGTATTTGGAACCTTACCTCCTTTAATTAAAAATTTTGATTTAGGAAGAACGTTAACTCATGAAATAGGTCATTGGCTTAATTTACTACATATTTATGGTAAAGACGGAGATTGTGAAGAGGGTGATTTAATAGATGATACTCCCACTCAAAAATCACAATATTTAGGTGTGCCTAGTTATCCTCAAAATTCATGCGAAACAAATGATATGTATATGAATTTTATGGACAGGGTTAATGACAATGCAATGTATATGTTTACCCACGGTCAAAAAAAAAGAATGCGTTCTGTATTTAATAAAAATAAAGCAAGGAGGTCTTTGTATATAAGCTCAAAATAA
- a CDS encoding leucine-rich repeat domain-containing protein has product MEELILDALFQDFKEREVLKVSPFGDIFFKEDDLKGGKVYSVCQILPPTRPVDNPAKKGEFMFLCQVIAFDEDTFQQFLTVKRKSFFFKRNVPEQIQNLYDALITRFGLRLELKKRLGKTSKDQVYGYCASDPYNSTNPNAEKVDLSVYHKEVLKYIEKNPRQFYSDIWELNSENDFGLATQKLYYGYGFELPRGIFECNNLRCLAVSNQTVKDLYPGILKLKSLNELTLRNVSLMAPDLINKLYKFKYLVSLTISRDGDYYSVPLNGLPPKLEQINSLKYLDFSGNKSPLWSSVVKITGLKTLNLSNTSLTRITSRIKNLNRLEELDLSNNKITELPESLVTLKRLKVLRLNNNPLLTLPNWIGKLKQLEVLDLQETQLTTLPDSIYNLTNLKELNLRKNPFKDLPQSLVKIPMNVLKLEMQNKALFSEEVKLKLEQLPDGDCYFESDFNFKLMVINKLMYIDEVLYPKFNVHFFAKNYKDRTINIEEEGYKIIPEVAAYFKKLPIPSSLLLDIVELQPDGGDEIYAQLIPFWSGEDNSFDVKSIADIKYLPSLKVTNSMNFSDELVAQLEAKNITVKRY; this is encoded by the coding sequence TTGGAAGAATTAATTTTAGATGCATTATTTCAAGACTTTAAAGAAAGAGAAGTTTTGAAGGTTTCACCTTTTGGAGATATTTTTTTTAAGGAAGATGACTTAAAAGGAGGAAAAGTGTATTCCGTTTGTCAAATTTTACCTCCAACCAGACCAGTAGATAATCCAGCAAAAAAAGGAGAATTTATGTTTTTATGTCAGGTTATTGCTTTTGATGAGGATACTTTTCAGCAGTTTTTAACTGTAAAAAGAAAGTCCTTTTTTTTTAAACGCAATGTGCCAGAACAAATACAAAATTTATACGATGCTTTAATTACTAGGTTTGGGTTACGGTTAGAGCTTAAAAAGAGATTAGGAAAAACTAGCAAAGACCAAGTTTACGGCTATTGTGCATCAGACCCATATAACAGTACAAACCCCAATGCAGAAAAGGTAGATTTGTCTGTATACCATAAGGAGGTTTTAAAATATATAGAGAAAAACCCAAGGCAATTTTATTCAGATATTTGGGAGTTAAATAGTGAAAATGATTTTGGACTAGCAACCCAAAAATTATACTATGGTTATGGTTTTGAGTTGCCACGTGGTATTTTTGAGTGTAACAACCTAAGATGTTTAGCAGTGTCTAATCAAACTGTAAAAGATTTATATCCAGGTATTTTAAAGTTAAAATCACTTAATGAGCTAACCTTGCGTAATGTTAGCTTAATGGCTCCAGACTTAATTAATAAACTTTATAAGTTTAAGTATTTAGTGTCATTAACAATTTCTAGAGATGGAGATTATTACAGTGTGCCATTAAATGGTTTGCCTCCAAAATTAGAACAAATAAATAGTCTAAAATATTTAGATTTCTCAGGTAATAAAAGTCCGCTTTGGTCTTCTGTTGTTAAAATTACGGGCTTAAAAACCCTTAATTTATCTAATACATCATTAACTAGAATAACATCAAGAATAAAAAACCTAAACCGTTTAGAAGAGTTAGATTTGTCTAACAACAAAATAACAGAACTGCCAGAGAGCTTGGTTACTTTAAAGCGTTTAAAAGTATTAAGGTTAAATAATAATCCGCTTTTAACGTTGCCAAATTGGATAGGGAAACTTAAGCAATTAGAGGTTTTAGATTTGCAAGAAACACAACTTACTACACTGCCAGATAGTATTTATAACCTTACCAATTTAAAAGAACTTAATTTAAGGAAAAACCCTTTTAAAGATTTGCCACAGTCATTAGTTAAAATACCTATGAATGTATTAAAACTAGAAATGCAAAATAAGGCATTGTTTAGTGAAGAGGTTAAGCTAAAGTTAGAACAATTACCAGATGGTGATTGCTATTTTGAGTCTGACTTTAACTTTAAATTAATGGTAATAAATAAGTTAATGTACATAGATGAGGTTTTGTATCCTAAATTTAATGTTCATTTTTTTGCCAAAAATTATAAAGATCGTACTATAAATATTGAGGAAGAAGGGTATAAAATAATACCAGAAGTTGCAGCTTATTTTAAAAAGTTACCAATTCCGTCATCATTATTGTTGGATATTGTAGAGTTACAACCAGATGGAGGAGATGAAATTTACGCCCAATTAATTCCGTTTTGGAGCGGAGAAGATAACAGTTTTGATGTAAAATCTATAGCTGACATTAAATATTTACCAAGTTTAAAAGTTACCAATTCTATGAATTTTTCAGATGAATTAGTTGCACAGTTAGAGGCAAAAAATATAACGGTAAAACGTTATTAA
- a CDS encoding Crp/Fnr family transcriptional regulator, producing MICKKLKDEDFKILYDFFNNSYKINEEIFNVVKSFCIKRVYQKGECILKGGEIEQYSNVVIKGVVHQYIVDIDKEVTTNLTPAGLGFNSLVSYVNQVPTEEIQEALTDVELISLKKEHIEEILKNYNEIGILLYRLHEDILLDRENRMHLLQYRSAAKRFKYFYENVERSKLIIQHTPDKHIARYLKMNPQQYSKEKNIFYKSL from the coding sequence ATGATTTGTAAAAAACTAAAGGATGAGGATTTTAAAATTTTGTATGATTTTTTTAATAACTCATATAAAATAAATGAAGAAATATTTAATGTTGTTAAGAGTTTTTGTATAAAAAGGGTTTATCAAAAAGGGGAATGTATACTTAAAGGAGGAGAGATAGAGCAATATTCTAATGTTGTAATTAAAGGTGTAGTGCATCAATACATTGTTGATATTGATAAGGAAGTAACGACAAATTTAACCCCGGCAGGTTTAGGTTTTAATAGTTTAGTGAGCTACGTTAATCAAGTGCCTACAGAAGAAATACAAGAAGCATTAACTGATGTTGAATTAATAAGTTTAAAGAAAGAGCATATAGAAGAAATACTTAAAAATTATAATGAAATAGGAATTCTTCTATACAGACTGCATGAAGATATATTGTTAGACAGAGAAAATAGAATGCATTTGCTACAATATAGGAGTGCAGCAAAACGATTTAAATATTTTTATGAAAATGTAGAAAGGTCTAAATTAATTATACAGCATACACCAGATAAGCATATAGCTAGGTATTTAAAAATGAATCCGCAACAGTACAGTAAGGAAAAAAATATTTTTTATAAAAGTTTATAA
- a CDS encoding DUF5018 domain-containing protein, which produces MKFPNFTILLLTILLFFGCSKEEDKLPPDPVKGDLQILSFQFLADNNSSISNDVIGEINEDENKIYLSLPFNTSVTSLTPTITITNGATITPGNNKTQDFLEPIDYVLSKAGLNNVTYSVIVTLEEEQEESDASILNFSFLKENNASLSDNYEAVIENNEIKLQISEKEDLQSIIPIIEISEGATISPTIDTGIDFRNDVVFTVTSENGEVQKEYTVKIVRLRSVKDVVKFEVTIDDKAFEAIINNDLNEIRLKVPEGTDITSLTPETQLSDKAEVSPLSGTSQNFSNPVIYTVTAEDGSEKEYTVYVGFLSPLESDRQFLEELYNVNEAYNSPSFYLDWDLEASTMQNWEGVTIVDGRVSKLVISGVSINEIPVSITALNQLKTLTISGKSLAILPPEIGSLEHLDTLTLYDNQLTSLPIEIGNLQSLKGLFLRNNLLEQLPVELGNLNNLSILEVQNNNLNKLPVEISNIPNLLLLNITNNPLTEIPQEICEMTTEGGRQITISKDTDDECK; this is translated from the coding sequence ATGAAATTCCCAAATTTTACCATACTACTTTTAACCATACTACTGTTTTTTGGTTGTTCTAAGGAAGAAGACAAACTACCACCAGATCCTGTAAAAGGAGATTTACAAATTTTAAGCTTTCAGTTTTTAGCAGATAACAACTCTTCAATATCAAATGACGTAATAGGTGAAATTAATGAAGATGAAAATAAAATTTATTTAAGTTTACCATTTAATACATCTGTAACTTCATTAACTCCAACAATAACAATTACTAATGGTGCTACAATCACCCCTGGTAATAATAAAACACAAGATTTTTTAGAACCTATAGATTATGTGCTTTCTAAAGCTGGGCTTAACAACGTTACTTATTCAGTTATTGTAACTTTAGAAGAAGAGCAAGAAGAAAGTGATGCTTCAATTTTAAACTTTTCTTTTTTAAAGGAAAATAATGCTAGTTTATCTGATAATTATGAAGCTGTAATTGAAAATAATGAGATTAAATTACAAATATCAGAAAAAGAAGATTTACAGAGCATTATTCCAATAATTGAAATTTCCGAAGGAGCTACAATATCACCAACAATTGATACTGGTATAGACTTTAGAAATGATGTTGTATTTACTGTAACCTCTGAAAACGGTGAAGTACAAAAAGAGTATACAGTAAAAATAGTAAGGTTAAGGAGTGTTAAGGATGTTGTTAAATTTGAGGTTACTATTGATGATAAAGCATTTGAAGCAATTATTAATAATGATTTAAATGAGATTAGATTGAAAGTTCCTGAAGGTACAGATATTACCAGCTTAACTCCAGAAACTCAATTGTCAGATAAAGCTGAAGTCTCACCTTTAAGTGGAACATCTCAAAATTTTTCTAATCCTGTTATTTATACAGTAACAGCTGAAGATGGTTCAGAAAAAGAATATACTGTTTATGTGGGTTTTTTAAGTCCTTTAGAGTCAGATAGGCAGTTTTTAGAAGAATTGTATAACGTAAACGAAGCTTATAACTCACCATCATTTTATTTAGATTGGGATTTAGAGGCCTCTACAATGCAAAACTGGGAAGGCGTTACAATTGTTGATGGTAGAGTGTCAAAACTTGTGATTTCTGGAGTAAGCATCAATGAAATTCCTGTTAGCATAACCGCTTTAAATCAATTAAAAACCTTAACTATTTCTGGAAAAAGTTTAGCTATTTTACCACCAGAAATAGGGAGCTTAGAACATTTAGATACATTGACTTTATACGATAATCAGTTAACAAGTTTACCCATAGAAATAGGAAACCTACAGTCTTTAAAAGGATTATTTTTAAGAAATAATTTATTAGAACAATTACCTGTAGAATTAGGAAACTTAAATAATTTATCAATTTTAGAAGTTCAAAATAATAATTTAAACAAATTACCAGTAGAAATTTCTAATATTCCTAATTTGCTGTTGTTAAATATTACCAATAACCCTTTAACAGAAATACCACAAGAAATATGTGAAATGACCACAGAAGGAGGAAGACAGATTACAATTTCAAAAGATACTGACGATGAATGCAAGTAA
- a CDS encoding M3 family metallopeptidase, with translation MNPLLSPFDTAPFSQIENEHFMPAFTQAMTDARAEIDAITENKEVPTFTNTIEALDFAGQQLDRISSVFFNLNSAETNEKIQKIAQEVSPLLSEFGNDITLNEALFKRVKAVYEQKDNLDLTVEQQTLLDKRYKGFSRNGANLAEDKKTRLREIDAELSKLKLKFGENVLAETNKFKMHLTNEEDLDGLPEGEKEAAAQLAKSKDLDGWLITLDYPSYIPFMKYAKNRELRKKLSLAFGSKAFKGDELDNQENVLKIAKLRHERANLLGYATHANFVLEERMAETPEKVHSFLNELLEKAKPAAEREFKQLEDFAKELDGIDQLQKWDGAYYSEKLKQKLFNLDDEILKPYFKLENVIAGVFKVAEKLFGLQFKEVTNVDKYHEDVKTYEVFDAENTFVSLFYADFHPRSGKRGGAWMTSYKPQYIKDGVNVRPHISNVCNFTKPTNTKPSLLTFNEVTTLFHEFGHGLHGMLANTTYSSLSGTSVYWDFVELPSQVLENWCYEKEALELFATHYQTGEVIPMELVQKIKESATFQEGMQTLRQLSFGLLDMSWHGVDPTNFTNVKAQEDKAFTGTDLYPSTAETCMSTAFSHIFQGGYSSGYYSYKWAEVLDADAFAYFKEEGIFNKDVATKFKDNVLSKGGTENPMVLYKRFRGAEPKVEALLERAGLL, from the coding sequence ATGAATCCATTATTATCCCCTTTTGATACTGCACCGTTTTCCCAAATAGAAAACGAGCATTTTATGCCTGCTTTTACACAAGCTATGACAGATGCAAGAGCAGAAATAGACGCTATTACAGAAAATAAAGAAGTTCCTACGTTTACCAATACTATTGAAGCTCTAGATTTTGCTGGTCAGCAATTAGACCGTATTTCAAGCGTATTTTTTAATTTAAATTCTGCGGAAACTAATGAAAAAATTCAGAAAATAGCACAAGAAGTTTCTCCTTTATTGTCTGAGTTTGGTAATGATATTACTTTAAACGAAGCTTTATTTAAAAGAGTTAAAGCTGTTTATGAGCAAAAAGACAATTTAGATCTAACTGTAGAGCAACAAACATTGTTAGACAAAAGGTACAAAGGGTTTAGCAGAAACGGAGCAAACTTGGCTGAAGATAAAAAAACTAGACTTAGAGAAATAGATGCAGAATTATCTAAACTTAAACTAAAGTTTGGAGAAAATGTATTGGCAGAAACCAATAAATTTAAAATGCATTTAACTAATGAAGAAGATTTAGATGGTTTGCCAGAAGGAGAAAAAGAAGCTGCTGCGCAACTAGCCAAATCTAAAGATTTAGATGGTTGGTTAATAACATTAGATTATCCTAGCTATATACCTTTTATGAAGTATGCTAAAAACAGAGAACTTCGTAAAAAATTATCATTAGCCTTTGGCAGTAAAGCGTTTAAAGGTGATGAGTTAGACAACCAAGAAAATGTATTAAAAATAGCAAAATTACGCCACGAGCGTGCCAATTTACTTGGGTATGCAACACACGCAAATTTTGTACTAGAAGAACGTATGGCTGAAACGCCAGAAAAAGTACATTCTTTTTTAAACGAATTATTAGAAAAAGCAAAACCAGCTGCTGAACGCGAGTTTAAACAGCTTGAAGATTTTGCTAAGGAATTAGATGGTATAGACCAATTACAAAAATGGGATGGTGCTTATTACTCAGAAAAACTAAAGCAAAAACTCTTTAATTTAGATGATGAAATACTAAAACCTTACTTTAAACTAGAAAATGTAATTGCTGGTGTTTTTAAAGTAGCCGAAAAATTATTTGGCTTACAATTTAAAGAAGTTACCAATGTAGACAAATACCATGAAGACGTAAAAACATATGAGGTGTTTGACGCAGAAAATACTTTTGTATCTTTATTTTACGCAGATTTTCACCCAAGATCTGGCAAGCGTGGTGGTGCTTGGATGACGTCTTACAAACCACAATATATAAAAGATGGTGTAAACGTACGTCCGCATATATCTAACGTATGTAATTTTACAAAACCTACAAACACTAAACCATCGTTATTAACTTTTAACGAGGTTACTACATTGTTTCATGAGTTTGGTCACGGTTTACACGGTATGCTAGCAAACACCACTTATTCTAGCTTATCTGGCACATCTGTGTATTGGGATTTTGTAGAGTTACCAAGTCAGGTTTTAGAAAACTGGTGTTATGAAAAAGAAGCCTTAGAGCTTTTTGCTACTCATTACCAAACAGGTGAAGTTATACCAATGGAGTTGGTTCAAAAAATAAAAGAATCTGCTACTTTTCAAGAAGGTATGCAAACCTTACGCCAACTAAGTTTTGGCCTGTTAGATATGTCTTGGCACGGTGTAGACCCAACAAACTTTACAAATGTAAAAGCACAAGAAGATAAAGCGTTTACAGGCACAGATTTATACCCTAGCACAGCAGAAACTTGTATGAGCACTGCTTTTTCTCATATTTTCCAAGGAGGATATTCTTCTGGGTATTACAGTTACAAATGGGCAGAAGTTTTAGATGCCGATGCATTTGCTTACTTTAAAGAAGAAGGGATTTTTAACAAAGACGTAGCTACTAAATTTAAAGACAATGTATTGTCTAAAGGAGGCACAGAAAACCCAATGGTTTTATACAAACGTTTTAGAGGTGCAGAACCAAAAGTTGAAGCTTTATTAGAAAGAGCAGGCTTATTGTAA
- a CDS encoding LLM class flavin-dependent oxidoreductase yields MSSKKIAYSVLELAIVSKGNSLQTTFKNSVDLAQNAETFGYKRFWLAEHHNSITIGSSATAVLIGNVAENTKTIRVGSGGIMLPNHSPLIVAEQFGTLGTLYQNRIDLGLGRAPGTDPETAHAIRPNHTQAAHSFPEEVAQIQQYFSADNKNSKVRATVAEGVHVPLYILGSSTDSAHLSSRKGLPYAFASHFATAKLHDALKIYNEEFTPSTTLKAPYTMAGVNVIVADTDEEAENISTSLLKIIVGLLTNQRDFMLPPVKMTDDLRQMFKHPAVDQMLKYSFIGSKATVKKQVKEFLEQTQVNELIAVTNIYNHTDRIKSYKLFAEIMNEINLEKK; encoded by the coding sequence ATGTCATCAAAAAAAATAGCATACTCGGTTTTAGAACTTGCCATAGTATCTAAGGGTAATTCTTTACAAACTACATTTAAAAATAGCGTAGATCTTGCGCAAAATGCCGAAACCTTTGGTTACAAGCGTTTTTGGCTTGCAGAGCATCATAACTCTATAACTATTGGTAGTTCTGCTACTGCAGTTTTAATTGGTAATGTTGCAGAAAACACAAAAACAATACGTGTAGGATCTGGTGGTATTATGCTACCAAACCACTCACCTTTAATTGTTGCAGAACAGTTTGGCACACTTGGTACACTGTACCAAAACCGTATAGATTTAGGTTTGGGTAGAGCTCCTGGAACAGACCCTGAAACGGCACACGCCATAAGACCAAACCATACACAGGCAGCACACTCTTTCCCTGAAGAAGTAGCACAAATACAACAATATTTTTCTGCAGATAACAAGAACTCTAAAGTTAGAGCTACTGTTGCAGAAGGTGTTCATGTTCCTTTATATATTTTAGGCTCTAGTACAGACAGTGCACATTTATCATCTAGAAAAGGCTTGCCTTATGCTTTTGCTAGCCATTTTGCTACTGCTAAGCTACACGATGCTTTAAAAATTTACAACGAAGAATTTACACCTTCTACTACATTAAAAGCACCTTATACAATGGCTGGTGTAAATGTTATTGTGGCAGATACAGATGAAGAAGCAGAAAACATATCTACATCTTTACTTAAAATTATTGTTGGTTTACTTACCAATCAAAGAGATTTTATGTTACCTCCTGTAAAAATGACTGATGATTTACGACAAATGTTTAAACACCCTGCTGTAGACCAAATGTTAAAGTATTCTTTTATAGGAAGCAAAGCAACTGTAAAAAAACAGGTTAAAGAATTTTTAGAACAAACGCAAGTTAATGAGCTTATTGCTGTAACTAATATTTACAATCATACAGACCGTATAAAATCATACAAATTATTTGCAGAAATAATGAATGAAATAAATTTAGAAAAGAAATAA
- a CDS encoding 5-(carboxyamino)imidazole ribonucleotide synthase, which translates to MNFFSSDFKLGILGGGQLGKMMLYETRKLDIFTKVLEASEDAPSSIACNQFVKGNILDFDTVYNFGKTVDILTIEIENVNLSALEKLEDEGKKVYPPTSALRIIHNKATQKLFYVDNNIPTADFHRFAYTSEIKDSIENGGLSFPFVWKCAQFGYDGQGVKVVRNFSDLEGLPNVECIAEDMVPFKNELAVIVARSSNGEVKTYPVVEMEFHPEANQVEYVICPARIPDAVAQKAQKVALQVADKIKHVGLLAVEMFQTNEDEILVNEVAPRPHNSGHYSIEASYTNQFEQHIRAILGLPLGDTKSKVAGIMVNLVGAEGYTGNVVYQNMEDILKLEGVTPHIYGKKETRPFRKMGHVTIVNKDIDKAREIAEQVKNTIKVISE; encoded by the coding sequence ATGAACTTTTTTTCTTCAGATTTTAAACTGGGCATCTTAGGTGGTGGCCAATTAGGAAAAATGATGCTTTATGAAACCCGTAAACTAGACATATTTACCAAGGTTTTAGAGGCTTCAGAAGATGCACCATCTAGCATAGCTTGCAATCAATTTGTTAAGGGTAATATTTTAGATTTTGACACCGTTTACAATTTTGGTAAAACGGTAGACATACTTACTATTGAAATTGAAAACGTAAATTTATCTGCGCTTGAAAAATTAGAAGACGAAGGTAAAAAAGTATACCCACCAACTAGTGCTTTGCGAATTATACATAATAAGGCTACTCAAAAATTATTTTACGTAGACAATAATATACCTACTGCAGATTTTCACAGGTTTGCTTACACCAGTGAAATTAAAGACAGTATAGAAAATGGAGGGTTAAGTTTTCCGTTTGTTTGGAAATGTGCACAGTTTGGTTATGATGGCCAAGGTGTTAAAGTTGTACGTAATTTTTCTGACTTAGAAGGTTTGCCAAATGTAGAGTGTATTGCAGAAGATATGGTACCGTTTAAAAACGAACTTGCTGTAATTGTTGCTCGTAGTAGTAACGGAGAAGTTAAAACATACCCTGTGGTAGAAATGGAGTTTCACCCAGAAGCCAACCAGGTAGAATATGTTATTTGTCCGGCTAGAATACCAGACGCTGTTGCCCAAAAAGCACAAAAAGTGGCTTTGCAAGTAGCAGATAAAATTAAACACGTTGGTTTATTGGCTGTAGAAATGTTTCAAACAAATGAGGATGAAATATTAGTGAATGAGGTTGCCCCTAGACCACACAATAGTGGACATTATAGTATTGAAGCTAGCTACACCAACCAGTTTGAACAACATATACGTGCTATACTTGGTTTGCCATTAGGCGATACAAAAAGTAAAGTAGCTGGTATTATGGTAAACCTTGTTGGCGCAGAAGGGTATACTGGCAATGTAGTGTACCAAAATATGGAAGACATTTTAAAATTAGAAGGAGTTACACCACATATTTACGGCAAAAAGGAAACAAGACCTTTTCGTAAAATGGGACACGTAACTATTGTAAATAAAGATATAGATAAGGCTCGTGAAATAGCAGAGCAAGTAAAAAATACAATTAAAGTAATAAGCGAATAA
- the purE gene encoding 5-(carboxyamino)imidazole ribonucleotide mutase, which yields MSKVAVVMGSTSDLPVMQDAIDILKGFDIEVDVDIVSAHRTPEKLFDFSKNAHTNGYSVIIAGAGGAAHLPGMVASMSPLPVIGVPVKSSNSIDGWDSVLSILQMPGGVPVATVALNGAKNAGILAAQIIGASDKCVLDKVIFYKEGLKQKVIEGAKSINK from the coding sequence ATGAGCAAAGTAGCCGTAGTAATGGGAAGCACAAGTGACCTTCCTGTAATGCAAGACGCAATAGATATTTTAAAAGGTTTTGATATTGAGGTAGATGTAGATATTGTTTCTGCTCACCGTACCCCAGAAAAATTATTCGACTTTAGCAAAAATGCACATACAAATGGTTATAGTGTTATTATTGCTGGTGCTGGTGGTGCTGCACATTTACCAGGTATGGTAGCATCTATGTCTCCTTTACCAGTTATTGGTGTTCCTGTAAAAAGTAGCAACTCTATAGATGGTTGGGATTCTGTTTTGTCTATTTTACAAATGCCAGGTGGTGTACCAGTTGCAACTGTTGCTTTAAATGGTGCAAAAAACGCAGGTATTTTAGCTGCACAAATTATTGGAGCGTCAGATAAATGTGTGTTAGATAAAGTTATTTTTTACAAAGAAGGATTAAAACAAAAAGTTATTGAAGGAGCTAAAAGCATAAACAAATAA
- a CDS encoding DUF4494 domain-containing protein — MSATWYECKVKYRKMSDTGAQKVTTEPYLVDAISYTEAETRINEEMKAYISDEFKITNIKVANFAEIHPFENTDRWFKSKVSLIAFDEESGKERKTNMYLLVQANDVKEAYDNTVAVMKDTMGEYTIPAITESPIMDVFPYFSGEEGELDRIHRFNEIKDSVPEVEETEEAKEILEDEALALVSADVDLDEEE; from the coding sequence ATGAGCGCAACTTGGTACGAATGCAAAGTAAAATATAGAAAAATGAGCGACACTGGAGCTCAAAAAGTAACAACAGAACCTTATTTGGTAGATGCAATTTCTTATACAGAGGCAGAAACTAGAATTAATGAGGAAATGAAAGCATACATTAGTGATGAGTTTAAAATAACAAACATAAAAGTTGCAAATTTTGCAGAAATTCATCCGTTTGAAAATACAGACCGTTGGTTTAAAAGTAAAGTTTCTTTAATTGCTTTTGATGAGGAAAGTGGTAAAGAACGTAAAACAAACATGTATTTATTGGTACAAGCTAACGATGTTAAAGAAGCTTACGATAATACCGTTGCTGTAATGAAAGACACTATGGGTGAATATACTATACCTGCAATTACGGAGTCTCCTATTATGGATGTTTTTCCTTACTTTTCTGGTGAAGAAGGAGAACTAGATCGTATTCATAGATTTAACGAGATAAAAGATTCTGTTCCTGAGGTTGAAGAAACAGAAGAGGCTAAAGAAATTTTAGAAGATGAAGCGTTAGCACTTGTTAGTGCAGACGTAGATTTAGATGAAGAAGAGTAG